In Luteolibacter arcticus, a genomic segment contains:
- a CDS encoding c-type cytochrome encodes MRKTLLLLCLVLPLHAAEPLITFENRPMGSVEKPLVLRSYLPEPEIDDAVFSQHDTGRKVSKYNPQIGSDVKGEVVPMAGIAAGIGVNFGPALSYVFDTTECRLLYTWQGGFVDMMPYWGDVSKGSRISFGYVPKLIGTLFWKTSGKDPIELNGKSISDLGPRVYTGHRLVKGVPVYEFKAGETPFTLKVTPSDKPLACTVTVTTPGNGTLTWKGIDGATGKGTMTLTLAGSDIGKFEGYKPDNKITKASTSAGEKLFLQYGCSACHSTDGSKNHGPSVGLLFGHDVEIEGLDKPVKADREYLVESIKAPNAKVVKGYPPNYMPPFGLPDVEYDSLVLYIESLATPE; translated from the coding sequence ATGAGGAAAACCCTACTCTTGCTCTGCCTCGTCCTGCCGCTGCACGCCGCGGAGCCCTTGATCACTTTCGAAAACCGGCCCATGGGCTCGGTGGAAAAGCCGCTGGTCCTGCGCAGCTACCTGCCAGAGCCGGAAATCGATGATGCGGTCTTTTCGCAGCACGATACCGGTCGCAAGGTCTCGAAGTACAACCCGCAGATCGGCTCCGACGTGAAAGGCGAGGTCGTGCCGATGGCAGGCATCGCGGCCGGAATCGGCGTGAATTTCGGGCCGGCCCTGTCCTATGTCTTCGACACCACCGAGTGCCGCCTGCTCTACACCTGGCAGGGCGGCTTCGTGGACATGATGCCCTACTGGGGTGACGTGTCGAAGGGCTCGCGCATTTCTTTCGGCTACGTGCCGAAGCTGATAGGGACCCTGTTTTGGAAGACCAGCGGCAAGGATCCCATCGAGCTGAACGGCAAGTCGATCAGCGATCTTGGGCCGCGCGTTTACACCGGCCACCGGCTGGTCAAGGGCGTGCCAGTCTATGAATTCAAGGCGGGCGAGACCCCATTCACGCTGAAGGTCACGCCTTCCGACAAGCCGCTCGCTTGCACGGTGACGGTCACCACGCCGGGCAATGGCACCCTCACGTGGAAAGGCATCGATGGCGCCACCGGCAAGGGCACGATGACTCTCACTCTGGCCGGCAGCGACATCGGCAAGTTCGAGGGATACAAGCCCGACAACAAGATCACCAAGGCAAGCACCAGCGCCGGCGAGAAGCTCTTCCTCCAATACGGCTGCTCCGCCTGCCACAGCACCGACGGCTCGAAGAATCACGGCCCCTCGGTCGGCCTGCTCTTCGGCCACGACGTCGAAATCGAAGGTCTCGACAAGCCGGTCAAGGCCGACCGCGAGTACCTTGTGGAATCGATCAAGGCCCCCAATGCGAAGGTCGTGAAAGGTTACCCGCCGAACTACATGCCGCCCTTCGGCCTGCCCGATGTCGAATACGACTCCCTGGTCCTTTACATCGAATCCCTGGCGACACCCGAGTGA
- a CDS encoding rhomboid family intramembrane serine protease encodes MGASDRDYFRDEERRYAGGGALPGLTPVTKWLLIANAVIFLIDFFSRSGKGINAFFGVINEPLCFSIESAFLEGRIWELLTFQFLHANPWHLIGNCVGLYVFGPWAERWWGSRRFLVFYLLCGVAGALFFTLLTLTGALPGRDLMSPLVGASAGIYGIFLSIAVIDPKERVRLLFPPVELTMRKLALIAMGIAVVIILVDNLVGGRPSLNSGGEAGHLGGAILGYLLTRFPQILRKGKGTEEKIIRPKEFRRRRQVPKLRPRTAVDIATASDVDRILDKISRDGIQSLTDSERETLNKASKPTKER; translated from the coding sequence ATGGGTGCATCGGACCGGGACTACTTTCGCGATGAAGAGCGGCGCTATGCCGGGGGCGGAGCGCTCCCGGGACTGACGCCGGTGACCAAGTGGCTGCTGATCGCCAACGCGGTGATCTTCCTCATCGATTTCTTTTCGCGGTCGGGAAAAGGGATCAATGCCTTCTTCGGGGTGATTAACGAGCCGCTGTGCTTCAGCATCGAGTCCGCCTTTCTGGAAGGTCGCATCTGGGAACTGCTGACATTCCAGTTTCTCCACGCCAATCCGTGGCACCTGATCGGGAACTGCGTCGGGCTGTATGTCTTCGGACCGTGGGCGGAGCGGTGGTGGGGAAGCCGGCGCTTCCTCGTCTTCTACCTCCTCTGCGGCGTGGCGGGGGCGCTTTTCTTCACCCTGCTGACCCTGACCGGAGCGCTGCCCGGTCGCGACCTGATGTCGCCGCTGGTTGGTGCCTCGGCCGGGATTTATGGCATCTTTCTTTCGATCGCGGTGATCGACCCGAAGGAGAGGGTGAGGCTGCTTTTCCCGCCGGTGGAGCTGACGATGCGCAAGCTGGCGCTCATCGCCATGGGGATCGCGGTGGTCATCATCCTCGTCGACAATTTGGTCGGCGGCCGGCCGTCCTTGAACAGCGGTGGCGAGGCCGGGCATCTCGGTGGTGCCATTCTCGGCTACCTGCTCACCCGCTTCCCGCAGATTTTGCGAAAAGGAAAGGGGACCGAGGAGAAGATCATCCGGCCGAAGGAGTTCCGCCGCCGCCGCCAAGTGCCCAAGCTGCGGCCGCGCACCGCCGTCGATATCGCGACCGCCTCCGACGTCGACCGGATCCTCGACAAGATAAGCCGCGACGGGATCCAGAGCCTGACCGACAGCGAGCGCGAGACTTTGAACAAAGCCAGCAAACCGACCAAGGAGCGATGA
- a CDS encoding GxxExxY protein — protein sequence MNTADQIAKDVVDAAFKIHTKLGPGLLESAYEACLAHELTKRGYQVERQKPQPVVYDGLEIEVGYRLDILVNGEVILELKAVEQVLPIHHAQLMTYLKLSGKTLGLLINFNVPIIKQGIKRMALHHPDL from the coding sequence ATGAATACTGCGGATCAGATTGCAAAGGATGTGGTGGATGCGGCTTTCAAGATTCACACGAAACTCGGACCGGGGCTACTGGAGAGTGCCTACGAGGCTTGCTTGGCTCATGAGCTGACCAAGCGAGGCTATCAGGTGGAGCGGCAGAAACCGCAACCAGTCGTTTATGATGGACTGGAAATCGAAGTCGGCTACCGGCTCGACATCTTGGTCAATGGCGAGGTGATTCTTGAGCTTAAAGCGGTCGAGCAAGTGCTTCCTATCCATCACGCCCAGCTCATGACCTACCTCAAGCTATCGGGCAAAACCCTCGGCCTGCTCATCAATTTCAACGTTCCCATCATCAAGCAGGGCATCAAGCGGATGGCCCTCCATCATCCAGATCTCTGA
- a CDS encoding GTPase/DUF3482 domain-containing protein — protein MGTWLSAEIPAFAVVGRVNAGKTATLATLLEIDDDELLRISATPGETTEVQALPVRYDGEELLRFLDTPGFQQPIEAMKEIQRLAAGGVPGPAEIARFVKECRERFPDEARLLEPLTEGSGVIYVVDPGKPLRDSFLAEIEILRWTGRPRLALLNPQSQAAPEQEREWRERLGTAFNLVRTFDAHEARYDERRRLLEALLQIEEHHGGHIRKVIAAMENEMADRLEEAAEAILDFLEKALTLRVSDPIDIRDRGIPSRMEKKRADLEARYFKKLADLEHDCLKRLLKAYRHHLIKPDIDPARHTGLNLSMAETWRKWGLNRWQLTAAGAVAGGAAGAVFDLGVGVHSLGAGTVIGAIGGGTAAFFKGGALPELRIIGGGFGKVRGDGQAMVAGPPESANFAWVLLDSMLIRHAGILDRAHGRRDAEGLEVGEQDSRVRAFPAARRSLFQKWFTSCLKGSPDRGKEPEVFAELVAALGEGAALPKE, from the coding sequence ATGGGCACCTGGCTGAGCGCTGAAATCCCCGCCTTCGCCGTGGTCGGGCGCGTCAATGCCGGCAAGACCGCCACCTTGGCGACCTTGCTGGAAATCGACGATGACGAGCTGCTGCGCATCAGCGCCACGCCCGGCGAGACTACCGAGGTCCAGGCCCTGCCCGTGCGCTACGATGGCGAGGAGCTGCTGCGATTCCTCGATACGCCCGGCTTCCAGCAGCCGATCGAGGCGATGAAGGAGATCCAGCGCCTCGCCGCCGGTGGGGTGCCCGGACCAGCCGAGATTGCGCGCTTCGTGAAGGAATGCCGCGAGCGCTTTCCCGACGAGGCCCGGCTGCTGGAGCCGCTGACCGAGGGCTCGGGTGTCATCTACGTGGTCGATCCTGGCAAGCCGCTGCGCGATTCGTTTCTCGCCGAGATCGAGATCCTGCGTTGGACCGGCCGGCCGCGCCTCGCCTTGCTGAATCCCCAATCCCAGGCCGCGCCGGAGCAGGAGCGGGAGTGGCGGGAGCGACTGGGCACCGCCTTCAATCTGGTCCGCACCTTCGATGCCCACGAGGCCCGCTACGACGAGCGGCGGCGCTTATTAGAGGCGCTGCTGCAGATCGAGGAGCATCACGGCGGGCACATCCGCAAGGTGATCGCCGCGATGGAAAACGAAATGGCCGACCGGCTCGAGGAAGCGGCCGAGGCGATCCTGGATTTCCTTGAAAAAGCGCTCACCCTCCGCGTCAGCGATCCCATCGACATCCGCGACCGCGGCATCCCTTCGCGGATGGAGAAGAAGCGCGCCGACCTTGAGGCACGCTATTTCAAGAAGCTGGCCGACCTTGAGCACGATTGCCTGAAGCGCCTGCTCAAGGCCTACCGCCATCATCTGATCAAGCCGGACATCGATCCCGCCCGCCATACCGGCCTGAACCTTTCGATGGCCGAGACGTGGCGGAAATGGGGGCTCAACCGCTGGCAGCTCACCGCCGCGGGCGCGGTGGCTGGCGGGGCGGCGGGTGCGGTCTTCGACCTCGGCGTGGGGGTCCACAGCCTCGGGGCGGGCACGGTGATCGGCGCGATCGGGGGCGGGACGGCGGCGTTTTTCAAGGGCGGAGCGCTGCCCGAACTGCGGATCATCGGCGGCGGATTTGGAAAGGTGAGGGGAGACGGCCAGGCGATGGTCGCCGGGCCGCCGGAAAGCGCGAATTTTGCCTGGGTGCTGCTGGACTCGATGCTGATCCGCCACGCGGGCATCCTCGACCGCGCCCATGGCCGGCGGGATGCGGAGGGGCTGGAAGTCGGCGAGCAGGACAGCCGGGTGCGAGCTTTTCCGGCGGCGCGGCGCAGTCTTTTCCAGAAGTGGTTCACCAGTTGCCTCAAGGGTTCGCCCGACCGCGGCAAGGAACCGGAGGTATTTGCGGAGCTGGTTGCAGCGCTTGGTGAAGGGGCGGCCTTGCCGAAGGAATAA
- a CDS encoding DUF2868 domain-containing protein, with amino-acid sequence MRGSGGRWKWEELIDFEVALAAWDGESRPEGFHGEGSRPAVMKAWKEAVDAPQVGRSWVKAIAWAGAIATAFTFLAGIGAAWGCYDREREGIDVVVFLVLTLLVPWVTLLVGLTFWLFRPRWGGLLGPLLKKITARFAGNDGSKVLAVIEASPELAKSFGWKLAARTQSAALNFHLGAIVGLTLLFFFRRVGFYWETTTERAMERTLESVVNFLSMPWRGVLPRMVPEIAASRRDAEWEGGGTSWMAFLMLALLVWGVAPRFLLEMVAHIQSWRAARSPDFQSPRHRRLLRVLTGVKRGEEPAGPADGALVLDLGGISPDHDLLRPFFLRHLRLNPVTWETLDVLDTGREAAARAALEKAPAGIIVLAEGWSLAPRKIEETLKRVHDAAGGRRTALVVADFDREGRPRAPKADERVAWEKFFDGQKGLDVELSLYEEDRTWAPG; translated from the coding sequence ATGCGCGGTTCCGGCGGGCGTTGGAAGTGGGAAGAGCTGATCGACTTCGAAGTCGCGCTGGCGGCTTGGGACGGTGAGTCGCGCCCGGAAGGCTTCCATGGGGAGGGTTCGCGGCCCGCGGTGATGAAGGCGTGGAAAGAGGCGGTGGACGCGCCGCAGGTCGGCCGCTCGTGGGTGAAAGCCATTGCGTGGGCTGGCGCGATCGCCACCGCGTTCACGTTTTTGGCCGGGATCGGCGCGGCCTGGGGCTGCTACGATCGCGAGCGGGAGGGCATCGATGTCGTCGTTTTCCTGGTTCTCACATTGCTGGTGCCTTGGGTGACTTTGCTCGTAGGCCTGACCTTCTGGCTGTTCCGCCCGCGCTGGGGTGGGCTGCTCGGGCCGCTCCTGAAGAAAATCACCGCCCGATTCGCCGGAAACGACGGCAGCAAGGTGCTGGCGGTGATCGAGGCCAGCCCGGAACTCGCCAAGTCCTTCGGCTGGAAGCTCGCCGCCCGCACGCAATCGGCCGCGCTGAATTTTCACCTCGGGGCGATCGTCGGGCTGACGCTGTTGTTCTTTTTCCGCCGAGTCGGCTTCTACTGGGAGACGACCACCGAGCGGGCGATGGAGCGGACGCTAGAGAGCGTGGTGAATTTCCTCTCGATGCCGTGGCGGGGCGTCCTGCCACGGATGGTGCCGGAGATTGCGGCGAGCCGGCGGGATGCCGAGTGGGAGGGGGGGGGCACGAGTTGGATGGCGTTCCTGATGCTGGCGCTGCTGGTGTGGGGCGTGGCACCGCGGTTCCTTCTGGAAATGGTCGCTCACATCCAGTCGTGGCGCGCGGCCCGCAGTCCGGACTTCCAGTCGCCGCGGCATCGCCGGCTCTTGCGGGTGCTGACCGGGGTGAAGCGCGGCGAGGAGCCGGCCGGGCCGGCTGATGGTGCGCTGGTGCTCGATCTTGGCGGGATTTCGCCTGACCACGATTTGCTGCGGCCGTTCTTCCTCCGCCACCTGCGGCTCAATCCGGTAACTTGGGAAACACTCGATGTGCTCGATACCGGCCGTGAGGCGGCGGCGCGCGCTGCTCTGGAGAAAGCCCCCGCCGGGATCATCGTGCTCGCCGAGGGCTGGTCGCTCGCCCCGCGCAAGATCGAGGAAACGCTCAAGCGCGTGCACGATGCGGCGGGGGGGCGGCGCACTGCCCTCGTGGTGGCGGACTTCGATCGCGAGGGACGCCCGCGCGCGCCGAAAGCGGACGAGCGGGTCGCATGGGAGAAATTTTTCGACGGTCAAAAGGGCCTCGACGTGGAACTGAGCCTGTATGAGGAGGACCGGACATGGGCACCTGGCTGA
- a CDS encoding DNA topoisomerase IV subunit B, producing the protein MAEYTEADIKSLDWREHIRLRPGMYIGKLGDGTSPDDGIYILLKEVIDNSIDEHIMGHGKEIQVQIDEEGRVEVRDFGRGIPLGKLYDCAAQINTGAKYDSEAFKKSVGLNGVGIKAVNALASFFEIQAWRDGQTKAIEFSKGIVTEDMKTPRREEAPSGTRLAFEIDRSIFPPKSKFKDATVEKMCRYYSYLNPGLTIVFNGKKFKSKDGLLDLLREEMESEALYDPIHLKGPDIEVAFTHTAESGEEYYTFVNGQHTTQGGTHLQAFREGLVNAVRNFYKKQYDPADVRAGIEAAVCVRIVEPVFESQTKTKLGSAAMVPDGESIRTFVGNFLKQHLDNYLHKHPKVAEAIQKRIQAAERERKDMKGIQKMARERAKQAKVHNKKLRDCRAHLDSKHKQRLESTLFLTEGDSASGSITKSRDVETQAVFSLRGKPLNTFGLAKKIVYENEEFALLQAALGIEDGIQELRYSRVVIATDADVDGMHIRLLLLTFFLQFFPEVIREGHLFILQTPLFRVRNKKETIYCYDEESRVKAIAKLGKNAEITRFKGLGEISPDEFKFMIGPDMRLDPVEFEEGKGTKELLAFYMGKNTPDRQDFIIEHLRINVDRQVA; encoded by the coding sequence ATGGCCGAATACACCGAAGCTGACATCAAATCCCTCGATTGGCGCGAACACATCCGGCTCCGCCCCGGGATGTACATCGGCAAGCTCGGTGACGGCACCTCGCCCGACGACGGCATCTACATCCTGCTCAAGGAGGTCATCGATAACTCGATCGACGAGCACATCATGGGCCACGGCAAGGAGATCCAGGTGCAGATCGACGAGGAAGGCCGCGTCGAGGTGCGCGACTTCGGCCGCGGGATCCCGCTCGGCAAGCTCTACGACTGCGCCGCCCAGATCAACACGGGTGCCAAGTACGACAGCGAGGCCTTCAAGAAATCGGTCGGCCTCAATGGCGTCGGGATCAAGGCGGTCAATGCGCTCGCCAGCTTCTTCGAGATCCAGGCGTGGCGCGATGGCCAGACCAAGGCGATCGAGTTCTCCAAGGGCATCGTCACCGAGGACATGAAGACCCCGCGCCGCGAGGAAGCGCCCTCTGGCACCCGGCTCGCGTTTGAGATCGACCGCTCGATTTTCCCGCCGAAGTCGAAGTTCAAGGATGCGACCGTCGAAAAGATGTGCCGCTACTACAGCTATCTGAATCCAGGGCTGACCATCGTTTTCAACGGCAAGAAGTTCAAATCCAAGGACGGCCTGCTCGACCTGCTGCGCGAGGAGATGGAGAGCGAGGCGCTCTACGATCCGATCCACCTCAAGGGGCCGGACATCGAAGTCGCCTTCACCCACACCGCCGAGAGCGGCGAGGAGTACTACACCTTCGTCAACGGCCAGCACACGACCCAGGGCGGCACCCACTTGCAGGCCTTCCGCGAAGGCCTCGTGAACGCGGTCCGTAACTTCTACAAGAAGCAATATGATCCCGCCGACGTCCGAGCGGGCATCGAGGCGGCGGTCTGCGTGCGCATTGTCGAGCCGGTCTTCGAGTCGCAGACCAAGACCAAGCTCGGCTCGGCCGCGATGGTGCCGGATGGCGAATCGATCCGCACCTTCGTCGGCAACTTCCTCAAGCAGCACCTGGACAACTACCTGCACAAGCACCCGAAGGTGGCCGAGGCGATCCAGAAGCGGATCCAGGCCGCCGAGCGCGAGCGCAAGGACATGAAGGGCATCCAGAAGATGGCCCGCGAGCGCGCCAAGCAGGCGAAGGTCCACAACAAGAAGCTCCGCGATTGCCGCGCCCACCTCGACTCGAAGCACAAGCAGCGGCTCGAGAGCACGCTCTTCCTCACCGAGGGTGACTCCGCTTCCGGCTCGATCACGAAGAGCCGCGATGTTGAAACGCAGGCGGTCTTCTCGCTGCGCGGCAAGCCGCTCAATACCTTCGGTCTCGCCAAGAAGATCGTCTATGAGAACGAGGAGTTCGCTCTCTTGCAGGCGGCGCTCGGCATCGAGGACGGCATCCAGGAACTGCGCTACAGCAGGGTCGTCATCGCGACCGATGCCGACGTGGACGGCATGCACATCCGGCTGCTGCTTCTCACATTCTTCCTGCAGTTCTTCCCCGAGGTCATTCGCGAAGGCCACCTCTTCATTCTCCAGACGCCGCTGTTCCGTGTCCGCAACAAGAAGGAGACGATCTACTGCTACGACGAGGAATCACGGGTCAAGGCAATCGCCAAGCTCGGCAAGAACGCCGAGATCACCCGCTTCAAGGGCCTCGGTGAGATCTCGCCGGATGAGTTCAAGTTCATGATCGGCCCCGATATGCGGCTCGATCCCGTCGAGTTCGAGGAAGGCAAGGGGACCAAGGAGTTGCTCGCCTTCTACATGGGCAAGAACACGCCCGACCGCCAGGACTTCATCATCGAGCACCTGCGGATCAACGTGGATCGGCAGGTGGCGTGA
- a CDS encoding PEP-CTERM sorting domain-containing protein translates to MPSRHVLILASIALIHSESATGAVIAPDINRFSYDFTLTRTGASSSDTLDQFGIRFGDDKLDSGEVLWVTVLAKGQSEPVLSQALHGVPNGYGGFLFLRDWNTAFPEWQGSVIFEITSGTVDLEGFSIGIIAPPDRRALAPSLDIRLVPEPSSMGLIGLLAAMWRRRRSNIPDSAQPDAETRTLAPYDHATCRSTLIRRCSMMKSWRSGVFLPM, encoded by the coding sequence ATGCCCTCTCGCCATGTCTTGATTCTTGCGAGTATCGCCCTGATACACTCAGAATCTGCGACCGGCGCCGTGATCGCACCCGATATCAATCGGTTCTCCTATGACTTCACTCTCACTCGAACGGGTGCCTCGTCATCGGACACACTGGACCAGTTTGGCATCCGCTTTGGAGATGATAAACTAGATTCCGGTGAAGTTCTTTGGGTCACAGTCCTCGCGAAAGGACAATCCGAACCCGTCCTTTCCCAAGCTCTCCACGGTGTGCCAAACGGCTATGGCGGCTTCTTATTTCTTAGAGATTGGAATACAGCCTTCCCCGAGTGGCAGGGCAGCGTGATCTTCGAAATAACATCCGGGACAGTGGATCTGGAGGGATTTTCCATAGGGATTATCGCACCTCCCGACCGACGAGCTCTTGCGCCGAGTTTGGACATTCGTCTCGTCCCGGAGCCTTCATCCATGGGATTGATCGGACTTCTGGCGGCAATGTGGCGACGGAGACGTTCAAATATCCCCGACTCTGCGCAACCGGATGCGGAAACCCGAACTCTGGCACCCTATGATCACGCCACCTGCCGATCCACGTTGATCCGCAGGTGCTCGATGATGAAGTCCTGGCGGTCGGGCGTGTTCTTGCCCATGTAG
- a CDS encoding homocysteine S-methyltransferase family protein, with amino-acid sequence MPRPDPTAELQKALRQRILVLDGAMGTTIRTYGLAENDARGPRFADSKKDLLNNGDILSITRPDVIGDIHKRFYEAGSDICETNTFSATSIAQSEFFVDDPREHGGIKDPAFFQKIMDDPMLRELAWELNVESSRLCRKWADNVGSDTGIKRYVAGAIGPLTVSLSTSPDANDAGFRTVTFDQVKEDYTRQVRALIEGGCDILMVETIFDALNAKAALVAIQEVFDADGLKLPIIVSAAVGRGGETMISAQKVEAMWNAVAHVNPLAVGLNCSLGPDLMKPHLEELAKVSASHISCYPNAGLPNPLAPTGFDLEPLHMNAYMKEFALDGLLNLAGGCCGNTPEHVTAIAEGVKGIAPREVPVVEN; translated from the coding sequence ATGCCTCGCCCCGATCCGACCGCCGAGCTTCAAAAGGCACTTCGCCAGCGCATCCTCGTCCTCGATGGAGCGATGGGCACGACCATCCGCACCTACGGATTGGCCGAGAACGATGCCCGCGGCCCGCGCTTCGCGGACTCGAAGAAGGACCTGCTGAACAACGGCGACATCCTCTCCATCACCCGCCCGGATGTCATCGGCGACATCCACAAGCGCTTCTACGAAGCCGGCTCCGACATCTGCGAAACTAACACCTTCTCGGCGACGTCGATCGCGCAGAGCGAGTTCTTCGTCGATGACCCGCGAGAACACGGCGGCATCAAGGACCCGGCGTTCTTCCAGAAGATCATGGATGACCCGATGCTGCGCGAACTCGCGTGGGAGCTGAACGTGGAGTCGTCACGACTGTGCCGGAAGTGGGCTGACAACGTCGGCAGCGACACCGGCATCAAGCGCTACGTCGCGGGTGCCATCGGGCCGCTCACCGTTTCGCTGAGCACGTCACCGGACGCGAACGACGCCGGCTTCCGCACCGTGACCTTCGACCAGGTGAAGGAAGACTACACCCGTCAGGTCCGCGCCCTGATCGAGGGCGGCTGCGACATCCTGATGGTGGAAACGATCTTCGATGCCCTGAACGCGAAGGCCGCGCTGGTCGCCATCCAGGAAGTCTTCGACGCCGATGGCTTGAAGCTGCCGATTATCGTCAGCGCCGCCGTCGGCCGTGGCGGAGAAACGATGATCTCCGCGCAGAAGGTCGAGGCCATGTGGAATGCCGTCGCACACGTCAATCCACTCGCCGTCGGCCTGAACTGCTCGCTCGGCCCTGACCTGATGAAGCCGCACCTCGAGGAACTGGCGAAGGTCTCCGCCAGCCACATTTCCTGCTACCCGAACGCCGGCCTGCCCAACCCGCTCGCCCCGACCGGCTTCGACCTCGAGCCTCTGCACATGAATGCCTACATGAAGGAATTCGCCTTGGACGGCCTGCTAAATCTCGCCGGCGGCTGCTGCGGGAACACCCCCGAGCACGTCACGGCCATCGCCGAAGGGGTGAAGGGCATCGCGCCTCGTGAGGTGCCGGTCGTGGAAAATTGA
- a CDS encoding right-handed parallel beta-helix repeat-containing protein, whose amino-acid sequence MRFLLLGLLVAGPLLGATHEVDSATELVAALRSLKAGDVVKIAAGDYPAGHFVTGIEKLTIEASDPANPPHFKGGKEAWHFSRCPGLTLRNLKVSGQSANGINLDDGGEREKPVVKVLLEGIEVSDIGPNGNFDAIKCSGLQDLTIRNCTISGWGGQAIDFVGCRKSLITGCVFTGKMGYSQHTGPQFKGGSEDVVIEKCRFKDAGQRPIQAGGSTGMDYFRPAGAKYEARRITIRENTIEGGMCAVAFTGVDGAEFTGNTVRRPEKWIFRVLQETRAEGFAPCRNVVVSGNSFVFERAKVREEINIGPDTAPETFRFENNRWLAKDKPGASTPKLPVVEKGGVYGEE is encoded by the coding sequence ATGCGCTTTCTCCTCCTCGGTCTTCTGGTTGCTGGTCCGCTCCTTGGGGCGACTCATGAAGTGGATTCCGCTACCGAACTCGTGGCCGCGCTCCGCAGCTTGAAAGCGGGCGACGTGGTGAAGATCGCTGCCGGAGATTATCCGGCGGGTCATTTCGTGACGGGGATCGAGAAGCTTACCATCGAGGCGAGCGATCCCGCCAATCCGCCGCACTTCAAGGGGGGCAAGGAGGCTTGGCATTTTTCCCGCTGCCCCGGGCTGACCCTGCGAAATCTCAAGGTGAGCGGACAAAGCGCCAACGGCATCAATCTCGATGATGGCGGTGAGCGCGAGAAGCCGGTGGTCAAGGTGCTGCTGGAAGGCATAGAAGTGAGCGACATCGGCCCGAATGGAAACTTCGACGCGATCAAGTGTTCCGGCTTGCAGGATCTAACCATCCGCAACTGCACGATCTCCGGTTGGGGAGGGCAGGCCATCGATTTCGTCGGTTGCCGCAAGTCGCTGATCACCGGCTGTGTCTTCACGGGCAAGATGGGCTATTCCCAGCATACTGGTCCGCAGTTCAAAGGCGGCAGTGAGGATGTAGTGATCGAGAAATGCCGCTTCAAGGATGCGGGGCAAAGGCCGATCCAGGCGGGTGGCTCGACGGGGATGGATTACTTTCGCCCCGCGGGCGCGAAGTACGAGGCTCGTCGTATCACGATCCGCGAAAATACCATCGAGGGGGGGATGTGTGCGGTGGCTTTCACGGGGGTTGATGGCGCGGAGTTCACTGGCAATACCGTGCGGCGCCCGGAGAAGTGGATCTTCCGCGTGCTGCAGGAAACCAGGGCCGAGGGCTTTGCTCCCTGTCGCAATGTGGTCGTCTCCGGAAATTCCTTTGTCTTCGAGAGGGCGAAGGTGAGGGAGGAAATCAACATTGGTCCCGACACCGCGCCGGAGACCTTCCGCTTCGAGAACAACCGCTGGCTTGCGAAAGACAAGCCTGGGGCATCCACGCCGAAATTGCCGGTGGTGGAGAAGGGTGGGGTTTATGGGGAGGAGTAG
- the mazG gene encoding nucleoside triphosphate pyrophosphohydrolase, with the protein MTDAEMIDCPDQGRQLERLRAIMHRLRAPGGCPWDAEQTHSSLVSNLIEEAYETVDAIQRNDLEHLEEELGDLLLQVVFHSELAQESGRFDLDDVARGIADKLVRRHPHVFATADAATTDAVLQQWDQIKRSEKGTEEEAYLHGTGKGLPALLRASKLQKKAAKVGFDWPTQTGVMAKIREEVVELEAAVDEQDLKAVDEEIGDLLFSVVNLVRFRKLDPEVVLAAANEKFERRFGEMERRLKIAGLTLDEATAEQMDDAWEAAKRARICV; encoded by the coding sequence ATGACCGACGCCGAGATGATCGACTGCCCCGACCAGGGACGACAACTGGAACGACTGCGCGCCATCATGCACCGCCTGCGTGCGCCCGGCGGTTGTCCATGGGATGCGGAACAGACCCATTCCAGCCTGGTTTCCAATCTCATCGAGGAGGCCTACGAGACCGTCGATGCCATCCAGCGCAACGATCTGGAGCATCTGGAGGAAGAGCTGGGAGACTTGCTGCTACAGGTCGTTTTCCACAGCGAACTGGCGCAGGAGAGCGGGCGCTTCGATCTCGACGACGTGGCGCGGGGGATAGCCGACAAGCTGGTGCGCCGGCACCCGCACGTCTTCGCCACTGCCGATGCAGCTACGACGGATGCCGTACTTCAGCAGTGGGATCAGATCAAACGCAGCGAGAAGGGGACGGAGGAGGAAGCCTATCTCCACGGCACGGGAAAGGGATTGCCCGCCCTGCTGCGCGCCTCGAAGCTGCAGAAGAAGGCTGCCAAGGTGGGCTTCGACTGGCCGACCCAGACCGGCGTGATGGCCAAGATTCGCGAGGAAGTCGTCGAGCTGGAAGCGGCCGTGGACGAGCAGGATCTCAAGGCCGTGGATGAAGAGATCGGCGACCTGCTGTTTTCTGTCGTGAACCTGGTGCGCTTCCGCAAGCTCGATCCGGAGGTTGTGCTCGCCGCCGCCAACGAGAAGTTCGAGCGCCGCTTTGGTGAAATGGAGCGACGCTTGAAGATCGCCGGCCTCACGCTCGACGAGGCGACGGCGGAGCAGATGGACGACGCTTGGGAAGCGGCAAAGCGGGCGCGGATTTGCGTGTGA